The stretch of DNA TCCCGATCGACCGTCCACTGTCGCTCCCAGGGAGGGTTCGAGAAGAGAATGTACATCAAGGCAGTCGTTCTGGACAATTTCAAGAGCTTCGGCCGGAAGACGAAGATTCCGTTCTATCAGGATTTCACGGTCGTTACCGGTCCAAACGGCTCCGGCAAGTCGAACATCATCGACGCCGTGCTCTTCGCACTCGGTCTGGCCCGTACTCGCGGGATTCGCGCCGAGAAACTGACCGACCTCATCTACAACCCCGGTCACGAGGACGGCTCGAGTTCGAGCGGTCCGCGCGAGGCGACCGTCGAGGTCGTCCTCGACAACAGCGACGGCACGCTCACTCGCTCGCAGGTCGTCAACGCCGCCGGGAGCGAGGACGTCGGTGACGTCGACGAGATCCGCATCCGACGTCGGGTCAAGGAGACCGACGACAACTACTACTCCTACTACTATCTCAACGACCGGTCGGTCAACCTCTCGGACATCCAGGAACTGCTGGCCCAGGCGGGCGTCACGCCGGAGGGGTACAACGTCGTCATGCAGGGCGACGTTACCGAGATCATCAACATGACTCCCCACTCCCGCCGGGAGATCATCGACGAAATCGCGGGCGTCGCGGAGTTCGACGCCAAGAAAGAGGACGCCTTCGAGGAACTCGAGATCGTCGAGGAACGAATCGACGAGGCCGAACTCCGCATCGAGGAGAAACGCGACCGCCTCGACCAGCTCGCAGACGAGCGCCGCCAGGCCATGCGATATCGCCGGCTGCGCCGCGAGAAAGAGGAGTACGAGGGCTACCAGAAAGCCAGCGAACTCGAGGAGAAACGCGAGGAACTCGAGACGACCCAGGCGAAAGTCGAGGAACTCGAGGACGAACTCGCCGACCTCCAGCGGGAACTCGACGAACGCGAAGGTCGCGTCGTTCGCCTCCAGGAGGATCTCGAGGATTTAAACGCCGAAATCGAGCGTAAGGGCGAGGACGAACAGCTCCGGATCAAAAGCGAGATCGAGGAGATCAAAGGCGAAATCTCGCGTCTCGAGGACAAGATCGAGGCCAGCGAGGAGACGATCGAGGAGGCCGAATCCGAGCGGCGCGAGGCGTTCGTGCAGATCGACCGCAAGCAGGAGACGATCGAGGAACTCGAGGAGGAGATGCGCGAGCACAAACTCGAGAAGGCCTCGATCAAGACCGAGATCCAGGAACGCGAGGGGGAAAAAGAGCAACTCGAGGCCGAGATCGAGGCGGTCGACACCGAGTTCGACGAACTCAAGACTGAACTCGCCGAGCGCAAGTCCGATCTGGAGGACGCGAAAACCGAACGCAACGACCTCCAGCGCGAGCAGGACCGCCTGCTAGACGAAGCGCGCCGGCGCTCGAACGCGATCGACGAGAAAGCCGAGACGATCGAGGAGAAACGCGAAGAAATTCCCGAACTCGAGAGCCACAAGAGCGACCTCGAGCGGGAACTCGAGAAAGCCGAGAAGAATCGGGCGAACATCGCGGACGTCGTCGACGACCTGACGGAGAAAAAGCGTCGCATCCAGTCCGAGGTCGACGACCTCGACGACGAGATCCAGGCGAAACAACAGGAGTACGCCGAACTCGAGGCTAAAGCGAACGAGAGCGGCGACTCCTCCTTCGGTCGTGCGGTGACGACGATCCTCAACTCGGGAATAAACGGCGTCCACGGTGCCGTCGCCCAGCTGGGATCGGTACCGGGCGAGTACGCCGTCGCCTGTGAGACCGCTGCAGGCGGCCGACTGGCGAACGTCGTCGTCGACGACGACGTGGTCGGCCAGCAGTGTATCGAACACCTCAAGTCGCGCAACGCCGGCCGTGCGACCTTCCTGCCGCTGACGGACATGAGCAAGCGGCGACTTCCGAGCAAGCCCTCGGACCCTGGCGTCGTCGGCTTCGCGTACAACCTCGTGGACTTCGACGACCAGTACGAAGGCGTCTTCTCGTACGTACTCGGTGATACGCTGGTCGTCGAGGACATCGAAACCGCTCGCTCGTACATGGGCGACTACCGGATGGTCACGCTGGACGGCGACCTGGTCGAAAAGAGTGGCGCGATGACCGGCGGTTCGGGCGGCGGCTCGCGGTACTCGTTTACCGACAGCGGCGAGGGCCGACTCGAGCGCGTCGCAAAACAGATCACGGAACTGCAGGAGGAACGCAACTCGCTTCGTGACGATCTCCGAGACGTCGAGGAGCGACTCGACGACGCCCGCGACCGCAAGACCGACGCGGCCGACGAGGTGCGCTCGCTCGAAAGCGAGATCGAGAGTCTCGAAGACGACCGCGAGTCTATCGAAAACGAGATCGAGGAACTCGAGACCGAACTCGAGGACCTCGAGGACGAACGCGAATCCGTCGACGAACGGATGAACGAGATCGCGGCCGAGATCGACGAGAAGACCGACGAGATCGAGGAGATCGAAGGCGAGATCGAGGAACTCGAGACCGAACTCGAGGATTCGAAGATTCCGGAACTGACCGAACAGATCGAGGAGCTCGAGGGCGAGATCGACGAGCGCGAGGATCGGATCGCGGAGATCGACGGTAAACTCAACGAACTGAGCCTCGAGAAGGAGTACGCCGAGGACGCGATCGAGGATCTCCACGACGACATCGAGACCGCCCAGAACCGGAAGGCCGAGCACGAAGAGCGCATCGAGGAGTACGAAGAACAGATCGCGGAGAAACGTGGCTCCCTCGAGGAGAAACGCGAAGCGGTCGAAGAGCTCGAGGCCGAACTCGCCGAACTCAAAGAGGACCGCAGCGAACTCAAAGAGGACCTCGCCGAGGCTCGGAAAGAACGCGACGAGCAACAGTCCAGGGTCGATACGGTCGAGAGCAAACTCGAGGGCGAACGCGAACGCGTCGACGAACTCGAGTGGGAGATCGAGAGCTTGGAATCCGAGGTTGGCGACTACGATCCCGAGGACGTCCCCGACCACGAGACGGTCCTCGAGATGATCGACCTCCTGCAGGCCGACATGGAGGCGATGGAGCCGGTGAACATGCTGGCGATCGACGAGTACGACGAGGTCCGCGAAGATCTCGACGAACTCGAGGACGGGAAGGCGACGCTGGTCGAGGAGGCCGAGGAGATCCGCAGCCGGATCGAGGAGTACGAGACCCAGAAGAAAAAGACGTTCATGGACTCCTACGAGGCGATCGCCGAGCAGTTCACCGAGATCTTCGAACGGCTCTCGGAGGGAACCGGCTCGCTCCACCTCGAGAACGAGGAGGATCCGTTCGACGGCGGGCTGACGATGAAGGCCCAGCCTGGAGACAAGCCGATCCAGCGCCTCGACGCGATGTCCGGCGGGGAGAAGTCCCTGACCGCACTCGCTTTCATCTTCGCGATCCAGCGACACAACCCGGCACCGTTCTACGCGTTAGACGAAGTCGACGCCTTCCTCGACGCCGTCAACGCCGAGCGGATCGGCCAGATGGTCGAGGAACTGGCCGGCGAAGCCCAGTTCGTCGTCGTCTCGCATCGCTCGGCGATGCTCGACCGCTCCGAGCGAGCGATCGGCGTGACGATGCAACAGGACAACGTCAGCGCGGTGACGGGCATCGACCTGAGCGACGACAGTGAGACCGAGGAGGTGCCGGTCAGTGACTAGGGAGTCACGAGGGGACCCAGAGACGACGGGTGGAGAGCAAAGTGACTCGCCCGTGGACCGCGACGAATTCTACACGGACGGCGGGGAGGACATCCCGCTGAACATCGCCGGTCACGAGGACCGCGAACGACCTGGCGAGTCGGACGACGAGGATGAGCCCGGTCCCGAAGAATCGGTACTCGAGTTCTCCGAGGACGAGGCCCTCGACGAGGAGACGGACGACGACGAGGTCGAACCCGTCGAACTGCTCGTCCAGCTCGCGAAAGACGGCGAGATCGATCCCTGGGACATCGACATCGTCCACGTCACTGACCGGTTCCTCGACGCCCTCGACGAGGCCGACCTCCGCACCTCGGGCCGGGCGCTGTTCTACGCGAGCGTCCTCCTGCGGATGAAAAGCGACGAACTGTTCGCCTCGGACGACCCCGACGACGAGGAGGAGCTTCCACCCTGGGAGGCAGCCTTCGCGGACGACGACCCGTCCGTCGACGACGGTGACGATGCCGGACCAGGGTTCGACCCCGTCGAGAACCTCGAGGCCGAGATGGAGCGTCGCCTCGAGCGCAAGCACGCCCGTGGGAAACCCGAGACGCTCGACGAACTCGTCCGGGACCTCCGCAGCGCCGAACGCGATAGCTGGTGGAAGGAATCCCGGAGCTACGACACGAGCGACTCGCCGAGCGGCTACAACCGGGGCGTTCAGGAACTGAGCTACCATGCAGAAGACGGTGGCCGCGCCGGTGACGAACCCTCGAGCGACGACGTCACTCACACGACCCACGAGGAAGACATCGAGACCGTCATCGACGACGTCGAGGACGCACTCGAGAGCCAGTACGAGAAGGGACGCGACGAGGTGCTGTACGCCGAGATCGACCAGGTCGGCGGCTCGCGCGTAATGACCTACCTGGCGTTGCTCTTTCTCGCCCACCGTGGCCGGGTAACCCTCGAGCAGGACGAACTGTTCGACGACCTCTGGGTCCAGCAGGTGACGGTGGAGGCGGAGGCCGAAGAAGCGATCGCGGACTGACGGTTGTGACGGGATTTACGAACTGCTAGCTGGCTGATAACAGGGGAGCCGCAACTCCACCGTGACCAGTTCGACCGTTTTCACCGATCAGGGCGGTCTCGGCACCCGCTCGATCGTCCTCCTCCTATCGGCCAGTATCTTTCATGAACTTTTATGTAGTAGTGGTTCGTAGCCGGTGGTACATGATCCACACGTCGGTCGTACGTGCCGTAGTACTCTTCTAACCCACTCGAGACGACGTATCGCTTCACGACGATATCCACACCCGACCGACAATGAGTACACGAAACTACCAGACCCAGACCCAGACCCAGTCCCGTTCGCCCATCGACCGACCACAGCCATCCGAAACAGCCGCGACCAGTGCTGACACTCGACCAGTTACCGAGTCCGCACCAGCGACTTTCTCCCACCGGAACACGCAGCGACTCGAGAACCTGATCGACGAGTTCAACGCTTCCTTTGCGGATTCCCGGACGTCCTCGTCGACGGAACCGTAAGGACGGCTGACGAACGCCTTTACTGACGCAGACACCCTCGAGCGGCGAGACTGCCAGGCCCGTCGCAACTGACGAGTCTGGAGACGTTCTGCCGAATTCACTTAAAGCGTGGCGTATTTCACGCACAGAATAACGCGAGTTCGTCGAATCGGTATCGACGTAATGGTGACCGGAGGTGACGGCGACGATCGTCGCCCGACTCGACGACTGCTTCTTCGCTCAGTCGGCGTCGCCGGGAGCCTGTCGGCCGTCAGCGGCGTCGGCTCGTTCGTACGTGACCGATCGTTCGACGACAGCGACGGCGACGGCATTCCCGACGAGACGAAACAGTCGACGTCGTTTCATCGCCGCCTGCGATCGATCTTCGGCAATCAGTTCGGCGGACTCGAGGTCGGCCGTCCCGAACTCCTGCTCGACGTCAGATACGTCGGCGATACGTCGATCTACCCGGTGACGAAACGGACGATCGTCGATCTGCTTCGCACCCACGGAATTCACGCCCAGTGGCTCGATTACCCGACTCGATACGACGCCGAGACGATTTCGGAACAGTACGGCGGCACCGTCAAGAATCTACTCTGGGGTCGGAACAGTTTCTACAGCGAAGAGGTCGAAAATGCACTCAAAAACGTCGCACTCCAGTTGCTCGTGGTCCCGGGCTCGACGGCGACGTCCGACGAAGGCCGGATCTACAGCCACTGGATGGACGCCGCAGGCGGCGGCGTCGACGGCTACGTCAACGGGTTCAGTCTCGGCAACCGCGCCGTCGTCGCTGACCGCGAAGATCGACTCGAGGAAGCCGCCCTCGTCCTGCACGAGATCGCACATCTCGTGCTCTGTCACGACAACGACCCCGAAAACACGGGCGTGATGGGGACCGCTGAGGAGGTCGACCTGATGGACCACGAGTGGGAGCAGTTCCGAAACGGACTCGACAACGTCCGGGACACGACCGGCTACGACCTGATCTTCCGGCCGTGTCTCTGGGAGGAGAATCTGTCTGCAGTCCTCGAGTAGTACAGTGGGAAAGCGTCTTGGCCGGGACGTGTGTAGACTCGAGTGGCCGATGACGATGCACCCGCTCCGAGCCGGACTCGGCACCCGGTGACGACGAGCCCTATGAGTGCCGAGGCCTCATAACTGACGTTAGTATTTACGAGATGAATGGACTAGAGTCTAACGGTTATTTAAAGGCAGAAAGCATCCGTCAAATCCGGATGTGAATCTGTTAACAATGGTGACAGTGCAAAGCCAGATCCATGTGCGTCTATAGGATGATCGCGGTACGATCGTAGAACTCCAAGGAGCTACGCCGCGACTTTCGAAGTACGACAGGGAATTGGTCAATTTTACAGGATTAGTCACTCTTCAAAATAATATATTAAGAAATCCATATAGTTCAACCGGGAACTAATATTGGTTAAAAATCACAAAGGGTGAAAAAGACACTGCTCCATATCTGTATTTGAGAAGATACAATCACACATATAGCAGAAAGATGATGAACTGAAAATGCTGTAGAACTCATACTGATCTTCAAAGAAGAACGCATCACCCCCAAAGAAAATTCCAAACTCATTCCTCTGCAGTAATCCTATGCATCGATACGGTGGAATTCTCATTTCCTGATCCAGACTCTAACACGTACCAAATAGCCACTATGTCAGTCGGCTATAGTGGAACAAAAATATTTTATACTAGGTAATCAGAACCCCCTCTTCACCCACCACTCGGAGCAAACTAACTACTACAAACCAAACATCACCTCCCATTTACTACTAACTTCAGACATAAACCGCTGACTGATACATTATGGTCGAAACGGCCACTAACAGGCCCCACAAGCCCTGACGAAGAAAAATTCAAATACTAATATCGGAATTTTTATATCATTTCCCGCCGACAGTTAGAACTGTGAATCACGATGAGAAGGTAATCGGTAAACCCGGCCGACCAGACACCTGCCCCGTCCAAAGACCAGGATCCTGGGATGGCCGGTACCCACGAGAGCGTACGTATACACCCTGCGGGACTACATAGGGGTCTATGCGTCCGGAGCGCAATAACACTTCGCACTTCACACAGTGACGAAGAATTGCGCGATAACGTTCTCCACGACGGCACAATCTTCCGAATGATTTCCCATACCCGCTGCTGAACTACGCAGCCAATAAGAGCGAACCAACGGCCCGACGCGCACCCACCGAGCATGTA from Natronobacterium texcoconense encodes:
- the smc gene encoding chromosome segregation protein SMC; translation: MYIKAVVLDNFKSFGRKTKIPFYQDFTVVTGPNGSGKSNIIDAVLFALGLARTRGIRAEKLTDLIYNPGHEDGSSSSGPREATVEVVLDNSDGTLTRSQVVNAAGSEDVGDVDEIRIRRRVKETDDNYYSYYYLNDRSVNLSDIQELLAQAGVTPEGYNVVMQGDVTEIINMTPHSRREIIDEIAGVAEFDAKKEDAFEELEIVEERIDEAELRIEEKRDRLDQLADERRQAMRYRRLRREKEEYEGYQKASELEEKREELETTQAKVEELEDELADLQRELDEREGRVVRLQEDLEDLNAEIERKGEDEQLRIKSEIEEIKGEISRLEDKIEASEETIEEAESERREAFVQIDRKQETIEELEEEMREHKLEKASIKTEIQEREGEKEQLEAEIEAVDTEFDELKTELAERKSDLEDAKTERNDLQREQDRLLDEARRRSNAIDEKAETIEEKREEIPELESHKSDLERELEKAEKNRANIADVVDDLTEKKRRIQSEVDDLDDEIQAKQQEYAELEAKANESGDSSFGRAVTTILNSGINGVHGAVAQLGSVPGEYAVACETAAGGRLANVVVDDDVVGQQCIEHLKSRNAGRATFLPLTDMSKRRLPSKPSDPGVVGFAYNLVDFDDQYEGVFSYVLGDTLVVEDIETARSYMGDYRMVTLDGDLVEKSGAMTGGSGGGSRYSFTDSGEGRLERVAKQITELQEERNSLRDDLRDVEERLDDARDRKTDAADEVRSLESEIESLEDDRESIENEIEELETELEDLEDERESVDERMNEIAAEIDEKTDEIEEIEGEIEELETELEDSKIPELTEQIEELEGEIDEREDRIAEIDGKLNELSLEKEYAEDAIEDLHDDIETAQNRKAEHEERIEEYEEQIAEKRGSLEEKREAVEELEAELAELKEDRSELKEDLAEARKERDEQQSRVDTVESKLEGERERVDELEWEIESLESEVGDYDPEDVPDHETVLEMIDLLQADMEAMEPVNMLAIDEYDEVREDLDELEDGKATLVEEAEEIRSRIEEYETQKKKTFMDSYEAIAEQFTEIFERLSEGTGSLHLENEEDPFDGGLTMKAQPGDKPIQRLDAMSGGEKSLTALAFIFAIQRHNPAPFYALDEVDAFLDAVNAERIGQMVEELAGEAQFVVVSHRSAMLDRSERAIGVTMQQDNVSAVTGIDLSDDSETEEVPVSD
- a CDS encoding segregation/condensation protein A; the encoded protein is MTRESRGDPETTGGEQSDSPVDRDEFYTDGGEDIPLNIAGHEDRERPGESDDEDEPGPEESVLEFSEDEALDEETDDDEVEPVELLVQLAKDGEIDPWDIDIVHVTDRFLDALDEADLRTSGRALFYASVLLRMKSDELFASDDPDDEEELPPWEAAFADDDPSVDDGDDAGPGFDPVENLEAEMERRLERKHARGKPETLDELVRDLRSAERDSWWKESRSYDTSDSPSGYNRGVQELSYHAEDGGRAGDEPSSDDVTHTTHEEDIETVIDDVEDALESQYEKGRDEVLYAEIDQVGGSRVMTYLALLFLAHRGRVTLEQDELFDDLWVQQVTVEAEAEEAIAD